In Stigmatella erecta, a genomic segment contains:
- a CDS encoding DUF4398 domain-containing protein, translated as MRNTLLAAVLALGASACATAQVKSEAPTARLAESTATVRAAREAGAAVVPEAATYLGFAQQQVLQAEALMARGEHEAADLQLRQAVADARLAFALAQAVPLENEARQLAEQAERLRRGLR; from the coding sequence ATGCGCAACACGCTTCTGGCCGCGGTCCTGGCACTGGGCGCTTCGGCGTGTGCCACGGCCCAGGTGAAGTCCGAGGCCCCCACGGCCCGGCTGGCCGAGTCCACCGCGACGGTGCGCGCCGCGCGGGAGGCCGGGGCGGCCGTGGTGCCCGAGGCCGCCACCTACCTGGGGTTTGCCCAGCAGCAGGTGCTCCAGGCCGAGGCGCTGATGGCCCGGGGCGAGCACGAGGCGGCGGACCTTCAGTTGCGGCAGGCGGTGGCGGATGCGCGGCTGGCGTTCGCGCTGGCCCAGGCGGTGCCATTGGAAAACGAGGCGCGGCAACTGGCCGAGCAGGCCGAGCGCCTGCGGCGCGGACTGCGCTGA
- a CDS encoding OmpA/MotB family protein: MRRWKRWVWGCAGAAGLMSGCMAHGPPPRELVDARTAYQRVSVNPTVRQQSAEPLTEAYHALLAAEREYDRSKDSAKTRSLAYVALRKAQLAETQASIAVAQHQRSVAAQALRQTQEAQRRQSQAQLDAAQQQLLEARRLRDEAAQLAEARRLQSQTAQLQQEAQRRQEEMDRLAQAQRQQTEAGAQAQRLAQVEQELEAERRARAEAEARANQEREARAQAEAQAATALEGLARQGQVKVSEDARGTVLTLSGSVLFASGATDLLPSARDRLVEVAEALKPTGNTLTIEGHTDAQGSDSTNEMLSLRRAERVRDFLVTQGVPAGRVEVRGMGEYRPVASNGTAEGRANNRRVEIILQRNEPTGIGGSGRGSPR, encoded by the coding sequence ATGCGACGGTGGAAACGATGGGTGTGGGGCTGTGCGGGGGCCGCCGGGCTGATGTCGGGGTGCATGGCGCACGGCCCGCCGCCGCGGGAACTCGTGGATGCCCGGACGGCCTACCAGCGCGTCTCGGTGAACCCCACCGTGCGCCAGCAGAGCGCGGAGCCGCTGACGGAGGCGTACCACGCGCTGCTCGCGGCCGAGCGCGAGTACGACCGCTCCAAGGACTCGGCGAAGACGCGCTCGCTTGCGTACGTGGCGCTGCGCAAGGCGCAGCTCGCGGAGACCCAGGCCAGCATCGCCGTGGCCCAGCACCAGCGGTCCGTGGCCGCCCAGGCGCTGCGGCAGACGCAGGAAGCGCAGCGCCGGCAGTCCCAGGCCCAGCTCGACGCGGCCCAGCAGCAGCTCCTGGAGGCCCGGCGGCTCCGGGATGAGGCGGCGCAGCTCGCCGAGGCGCGGCGCCTCCAGTCGCAGACCGCCCAGCTCCAGCAGGAGGCCCAGCGCCGCCAGGAGGAGATGGACCGGCTCGCCCAGGCCCAGCGCCAGCAGACCGAGGCGGGCGCCCAGGCCCAGCGCCTGGCCCAGGTGGAGCAGGAGCTGGAAGCGGAGCGGCGCGCGCGCGCCGAGGCCGAGGCCCGCGCCAACCAGGAGCGCGAGGCCCGCGCCCAGGCCGAGGCCCAGGCCGCCACGGCCCTGGAGGGGCTCGCGCGCCAGGGCCAGGTGAAGGTGAGCGAGGACGCGCGCGGCACGGTGCTGACGCTCTCGGGCAGCGTGCTGTTCGCCTCGGGGGCCACGGACCTGCTGCCCTCCGCGCGCGACCGGCTCGTCGAGGTGGCCGAGGCCCTGAAGCCCACCGGCAACACCCTCACCATCGAGGGCCACACGGATGCCCAGGGCTCGGATTCTACCAACGAGATGCTGTCCCTGCGCCGCGCGGAGCGCGTCCGGGACTTCCTGGTGACCCAGGGCGTGCCCGCCGGGCGCGTCGAGGTGCGCGGCATGGGCGAGTACCGCCCGGTGGCCAGCAACGGCACCGCCGAGGGACGCGCCAACAACCGCCGCGTGGAGATCATCCTCCAGCGCAACGAGCCCACCGGCATCGGCGGCAGCGGACGGGGGAGCCCGCGCTGA
- a CDS encoding GNAT family N-acetyltransferase produces MGTNRLVLEGPRGFSRSGPAHEFGPVVLDTERLRLVMLPPDAAGRVLAYHQVNEKHLGPVSPARPPTFFTLMYWRTRLAQDREDFRNDLALRLYLLPKDAPESSAPVVGTVSFTSIRRGPLQNCELGYGLDFRYEGKGLMTEALRAACAYAFAGLGLHRIQATHLPENLRSAAVLRRLGFAVDGYARDYLLINGRWRDHILTSLVAPPPTSPEP; encoded by the coding sequence ATGGGTACGAATCGTCTCGTCCTGGAGGGGCCCCGGGGCTTCTCCCGCTCCGGCCCGGCCCATGAGTTCGGCCCGGTGGTGCTGGACACCGAGCGGCTGCGGCTCGTGATGTTGCCGCCGGACGCCGCCGGACGTGTGTTGGCCTATCACCAGGTGAACGAGAAGCACCTGGGCCCCGTCTCGCCGGCGCGCCCGCCCACGTTCTTCACGCTGATGTACTGGCGGACGCGGCTGGCGCAGGACCGGGAGGACTTCCGCAACGACCTGGCGCTGCGGCTCTACCTGCTGCCCAAGGACGCGCCGGAGTCCAGCGCCCCGGTGGTGGGCACGGTGAGCTTCACGAGCATCCGCCGCGGCCCCCTGCAGAACTGCGAGCTGGGGTACGGGCTGGACTTCCGGTACGAGGGCAAGGGGCTGATGACCGAGGCGCTCCGGGCCGCGTGCGCCTACGCCTTCGCGGGCCTGGGGCTGCACCGCATCCAGGCCACCCACCTGCCCGAGAACCTGCGCAGCGCGGCGGTGCTGCGCAGGCTGGGGTTCGCGGTGGACGGCTACGCGCGGGACTACCTGCTCATCAACGGGCGCTGGAGAGACCACATCCTCACCTCGCTCGTGGCCCCGCCCCCCACGTCCCCGGAGCCCTGA
- a CDS encoding DUF1338 domain-containing protein — protein MSPDASRLLELLWNRYAAEVPFARTFVTLSGGSFRNDHVAFRSLARPGGGIARLEAVFARLGWKRAGEYTFPETHLAALYMAHPEGLPRVFLSELKAEELSPRARELLATLPEDPPPPTDVEALAGWFGAPPPPREAALLELEKESQYGAWLLAFGRKVNHFTGSVDDVEAWQQRMREAGVPMKADIEGERGGVLRQTATHAAPLDVALEEGGVRAWPYAYFEIAQRAAGFDGFLGPQARALFEMTQRAR, from the coding sequence ATGAGCCCTGACGCCTCGCGCCTGCTGGAGTTGTTGTGGAACCGCTACGCCGCCGAAGTGCCCTTCGCGCGGACCTTCGTGACGCTGTCGGGCGGCAGCTTCCGCAATGACCATGTGGCGTTCCGCTCCCTGGCCCGGCCCGGCGGAGGCATTGCCCGCCTCGAGGCGGTTTTCGCGCGCCTGGGCTGGAAGCGCGCCGGGGAGTACACCTTCCCGGAGACGCACCTCGCCGCCCTCTACATGGCCCACCCGGAGGGGCTGCCCCGGGTGTTCCTCTCCGAGCTGAAGGCAGAGGAGCTGTCGCCCCGCGCGCGGGAGCTGCTCGCCACGCTGCCCGAGGATCCGCCGCCGCCCACGGACGTGGAGGCGCTGGCCGGGTGGTTCGGGGCGCCGCCGCCGCCCCGGGAGGCCGCGCTGCTGGAGCTGGAGAAGGAGTCCCAGTACGGCGCCTGGCTGCTGGCGTTCGGCCGCAAGGTGAACCACTTCACCGGCTCGGTGGATGACGTGGAGGCGTGGCAGCAGCGCATGCGCGAGGCGGGCGTGCCGATGAAGGCGGACATCGAGGGGGAGCGGGGCGGGGTGCTGCGGCAGACCGCCACCCACGCGGCACCGCTGGACGTGGCCCTCGAGGAGGGCGGCGTGCGCGCCTGGCCCTATGCCTATTTCGAGATCGCCCAGCGCGCGGCCGGGTTCGACGGCTTCCTGGGGCCGCAGGCGCGCGCGCTCTTCGAGATGACCCAGCGCGCCCGCTGA
- a CDS encoding TetR/AcrR family transcriptional regulator, producing the protein MTPVGRKPDDGERYRFILETAARLICERSYEGTSMQEIAAACRMTKAGLYHHIQNKEQLLFAIMNYGMDLFEEQVLAKVRDIADPVERLRSCMRRNIELVTQGVSKEVIIILHEHATLTGEAREYIDGRKKRYVRFIEDAFAEAVKAGRFRPMDPTIVAFSFLGMVLWVYKWFKPDGRMTEQQISDGMVDLFFAGLAPAGAAAPGLSLVPPSAPKEEAS; encoded by the coding sequence ATGACACCCGTGGGACGCAAACCGGATGACGGGGAGCGGTACCGGTTCATCCTGGAGACGGCCGCGCGGCTCATCTGCGAGCGCAGCTACGAGGGCACCTCCATGCAGGAGATCGCCGCGGCGTGCCGGATGACGAAGGCGGGGCTCTACCACCACATCCAGAACAAGGAGCAGCTGCTCTTCGCCATCATGAACTACGGCATGGACCTGTTCGAGGAGCAGGTCCTGGCGAAGGTGCGCGACATCGCGGACCCGGTGGAGCGGCTGCGCTCGTGCATGCGGCGCAACATCGAGCTGGTGACGCAAGGGGTGAGCAAGGAGGTCATCATCATCCTGCACGAGCACGCCACGCTCACGGGCGAGGCGCGCGAGTACATCGACGGGCGCAAGAAGCGCTACGTGCGCTTCATCGAGGACGCGTTCGCCGAGGCGGTGAAGGCCGGGCGCTTCCGGCCCATGGACCCCACCATCGTGGCCTTCTCGTTCCTGGGCATGGTGCTGTGGGTCTACAAGTGGTTCAAGCCGGACGGCCGGATGACCGAGCAGCAGATCTCCGACGGCATGGTGGACCTGTTCTTCGCGGGGCTGGCGCCCGCGGGCGCGGCGGCCCCGGGCCTGTCGCTGGTCCCCCCCTCCGCTCCGAAAGAGGAGGCATCATGA
- a CDS encoding CoA transferase subunit A, with the protein MKSHGWRPLAEAVASIPDGAWLAPGGFMLGRAPMALVLELIAQKRRGLRVLSLPNPLPAEFLVAGGCLAHVELPFGALNLEGRVRPMPCLKRAIEQNRLSWREHDGYRVVQRLRAAAMGLPFLPAPDTDVSALASAEPPRLVVDPFTGQSLPVEQAFYPDVALVHAQAADERGNLFIEDPTTDLLVAGAARRVIATAETRVPKLSRVTVPGFQVESVSLAPRGALPTGCLGLYPHDDAALARYLELAEAGREAEFLDGLLAARRAA; encoded by the coding sequence ATGAAATCCCACGGCTGGCGGCCCCTGGCCGAGGCGGTTGCATCCATTCCGGACGGCGCGTGGCTGGCCCCCGGCGGCTTCATGCTCGGCCGGGCGCCCATGGCGCTGGTGCTGGAGCTGATCGCCCAGAAGCGCCGGGGCCTGCGCGTCCTGTCGCTGCCCAACCCCCTGCCCGCCGAGTTCCTCGTGGCCGGCGGGTGCCTGGCCCACGTGGAGCTGCCCTTCGGCGCGCTCAACCTGGAGGGCCGGGTGCGCCCCATGCCCTGCCTCAAGCGCGCCATCGAGCAGAACCGCCTGTCCTGGCGCGAGCACGACGGGTACCGCGTGGTGCAGCGGCTGCGCGCCGCCGCCATGGGGCTGCCGTTCCTGCCCGCCCCGGACACGGATGTGTCGGCGCTGGCCTCGGCCGAGCCCCCGCGCCTGGTGGTGGACCCGTTCACCGGCCAGAGCCTCCCCGTCGAGCAGGCCTTCTACCCGGACGTGGCGCTGGTGCACGCGCAGGCCGCCGACGAGCGCGGCAACCTCTTCATCGAGGACCCCACCACGGACCTGCTCGTGGCGGGCGCCGCGCGCCGGGTCATCGCCACCGCCGAGACGCGCGTGCCCAAGCTGTCGCGCGTCACCGTGCCCGGCTTCCAGGTGGAGAGCGTGTCGCTCGCCCCGCGCGGCGCGCTGCCCACCGGGTGCCTGGGCCTGTACCCGCATGATGACGCCGCGCTCGCGCGCTACCTGGAGCTGGCGGAGGCCGGCCGCGAAGCCGAGTTCCTCGATGGCCTGCTGGCCGCCCGGAGGGCCGCATGA
- a CDS encoding CoA-transferase subunit beta: MSTPVEATPAETVVALLAREIEDGAVVATGVASPLAILAIAVARATHAPRLTYLACVGSLDPDLPTLLPSSEDLGYLLGRSAEVTIADLFDHSRRGRVDTVFFGAAEVDARGRTNMTAAGSLERPRVKFPGVAGAATLRQWVRRPVLIVPRQSRRNLVPEVQVATTQDPRRPVRLISDLGVFELGAEGARLHARHAWATPAGISERTGFSFSVASPLPVTPPPDARTLEAIRTIDSHGFRDQLVGA; the protein is encoded by the coding sequence ATGAGCACCCCTGTGGAAGCCACCCCCGCGGAGACCGTCGTCGCCCTGCTGGCGCGCGAAATCGAGGATGGCGCCGTCGTCGCCACCGGCGTCGCCTCGCCCCTGGCCATCCTGGCCATCGCCGTGGCGCGCGCCACCCACGCGCCCCGCCTCACGTACCTGGCGTGCGTGGGCTCGCTGGACCCGGACCTGCCCACGCTGCTGCCCTCCTCGGAGGACCTGGGCTACCTGCTCGGGCGCTCGGCGGAGGTCACCATCGCGGACCTCTTCGACCACTCCCGGCGCGGCCGGGTGGACACCGTCTTCTTCGGCGCGGCCGAGGTGGATGCCCGGGGCCGCACCAACATGACGGCCGCGGGCAGCCTGGAGCGCCCCCGGGTGAAGTTCCCCGGCGTGGCCGGCGCCGCCACGCTCCGGCAGTGGGTGCGCAGGCCCGTCTTGATTGTCCCCAGGCAGTCGCGCCGCAACCTCGTGCCCGAGGTGCAGGTGGCCACCACGCAGGATCCGCGCCGCCCCGTGCGCCTCATCTCGGACCTGGGCGTCTTCGAGCTGGGCGCGGAAGGCGCGCGCCTGCACGCCCGCCACGCCTGGGCCACGCCCGCGGGCATCTCCGAGCGCACCGGCTTCAGCTTCTCGGTGGCCTCCCCGCTGCCCGTCACCCCTCCGCCGGATGCGCGCACGCTGGAGGCCATCCGCACCATCGATTCTCACGGCTTCCGCGACCAGCTCGTCGGGGCCTGA
- a CDS encoding alcohol dehydrogenase catalytic domain-containing protein, translating to MKAVVLREFGAASNLRMESVPMPRPGRGELLVRVRACGVCYHDVINRRGNLPRTHVPAILGHEAAGEVVEVGPDTPGWKVGDRVATLQRMSCGDCALCRTGRNSLCRKDNRFFGEELPGGYAQYLVAPVLGVGRVPENMPWEVAATACCTTGTAVHTVRTRGRVQPGETVLITGASGGVGLSAVQLCKADGARVIAVTSGEAKAQALHEAGAAEVIISRGLDFAAEVRKRTGGEGVNMAVEIVGSATFDQTLKSLAPGGRLVVVGNLESGVVNLNPGLVIVKELEIIGAYATTSAELDDALKLTAAGTVRPFVSEAVPLADAGRAHFRLENREIAGRLVLIPPDLQ from the coding sequence ATGAAGGCTGTCGTTCTTCGAGAGTTTGGCGCCGCGAGCAACCTGCGGATGGAGAGCGTTCCCATGCCCCGTCCGGGCCGGGGCGAGCTGCTCGTCCGGGTGCGCGCCTGCGGGGTGTGCTACCACGACGTCATCAACCGCCGGGGCAACCTGCCGCGCACGCACGTGCCCGCCATCCTCGGCCACGAGGCGGCCGGCGAGGTGGTGGAAGTGGGCCCCGACACCCCGGGCTGGAAGGTGGGCGACCGGGTGGCCACGCTCCAGCGCATGTCCTGCGGGGACTGCGCCCTGTGCCGCACCGGCCGCAACAGCCTGTGCCGCAAGGACAACCGCTTCTTCGGCGAGGAGCTGCCCGGCGGCTACGCGCAGTACCTCGTGGCCCCCGTGCTCGGCGTGGGCCGGGTGCCGGAGAACATGCCCTGGGAGGTGGCCGCCACCGCGTGCTGCACCACCGGCACCGCAGTGCACACCGTGCGCACCCGCGGCCGGGTGCAGCCCGGCGAGACGGTGCTCATCACCGGCGCCAGCGGCGGCGTGGGGCTGTCCGCGGTGCAGCTGTGCAAGGCGGACGGCGCGCGCGTCATCGCCGTCACCTCCGGCGAGGCCAAGGCCCAGGCGCTGCACGAGGCCGGCGCCGCCGAGGTCATCATCTCCCGCGGGCTCGACTTCGCCGCCGAGGTGCGCAAGCGCACCGGGGGCGAGGGCGTGAACATGGCCGTGGAAATCGTCGGCAGCGCCACCTTCGACCAGACGCTCAAGTCGCTGGCCCCCGGCGGCCGCCTGGTGGTGGTGGGCAACCTCGAGTCCGGCGTGGTGAACCTCAACCCCGGCCTCGTCATCGTGAAGGAGCTGGAAATCATCGGCGCCTACGCCACCACGAGCGCCGAGCTGGATGACGCGCTGAAGCTCACCGCCGCCGGCACCGTGCGCCCCTTCGTCTCCGAGGCCGTGCCCCTGGCCGACGCCGGCCGCGCTCACTTCCGCCTGGAAAACAGGGAAATCGCGGGACGCCTGGTTCTGATCCCCCCCGATTTACAGTGA
- a CDS encoding hydroxymethylglutaryl-CoA synthase family protein, with product MKKQVGIEALAIAVPRRYVDIEELARARGVDPAKYTAGLGAKEMAVADPGEDAVALAASAAARLMRTHAVDPAKLGMLVVGTETGVDHSKPVASHVQGLLKLPSSMRVYDSQHACYGGTAGLMAAVEWIASGAAAGRSAMVICSDIARYGLNTPGEPTQGGGAVALLVSEQPDLLAVDVGLNGACSMDVYDFWRPIGRREAVVDGHYSIKCYTDALSGAYRNWRERALAHEVVRWGATMPGEQLARILYHVPFCKMARKAHTQLRLCDIEDAPNAPASTPEGREELAKSSASYNAQVASSLDLNARVGNVYTASLYLALAGLLNTEGAALAGQRVGLLSYGSGCASEFYSGVVGDKAAKRMATTNVEAVMAKRERVSVAEYERIMNLSYENPEPLPPQAGEFRLSEIRDHKRLYTQGPA from the coding sequence ATGAAGAAACAGGTTGGAATCGAAGCGTTGGCCATCGCCGTCCCCCGCCGCTACGTGGACATCGAGGAGCTGGCGCGCGCCCGAGGGGTGGATCCTGCCAAGTACACCGCGGGGCTGGGCGCCAAGGAGATGGCGGTCGCGGACCCGGGCGAGGATGCGGTGGCGCTGGCGGCGTCGGCCGCCGCTCGGCTGATGCGCACCCACGCGGTGGACCCGGCCAAGCTGGGCATGCTGGTGGTGGGCACCGAGACGGGCGTGGACCACTCCAAGCCGGTGGCCTCCCACGTGCAGGGCCTCCTGAAGCTGCCCAGCAGCATGCGCGTGTATGACTCGCAGCACGCCTGCTACGGCGGCACCGCGGGCCTGATGGCGGCGGTGGAGTGGATCGCCTCGGGAGCGGCCGCCGGCCGCTCCGCGATGGTCATCTGCTCGGACATCGCCCGGTACGGGCTCAACACGCCCGGCGAGCCCACGCAGGGTGGCGGCGCGGTGGCGCTGCTCGTCTCCGAGCAGCCGGACCTGCTCGCCGTGGACGTGGGGCTCAACGGCGCGTGCAGCATGGACGTGTATGACTTCTGGCGCCCCATCGGCCGCCGCGAGGCGGTGGTGGACGGGCACTACTCCATCAAGTGCTACACGGACGCGCTCTCGGGGGCGTACCGCAACTGGCGCGAGCGGGCGCTGGCGCACGAGGTGGTGCGCTGGGGCGCGACGATGCCCGGCGAGCAGCTGGCGCGCATCCTCTACCACGTGCCGTTCTGCAAGATGGCGCGCAAGGCGCACACCCAGCTGCGGCTGTGTGACATCGAGGACGCGCCCAACGCCCCGGCCTCCACGCCCGAGGGGCGCGAGGAGCTGGCCAAGTCGAGCGCGAGCTACAACGCCCAGGTGGCCAGCTCGCTGGACCTGAACGCGCGCGTGGGCAACGTGTACACCGCCTCGCTGTACCTGGCGCTCGCGGGCCTGCTGAACACGGAAGGCGCGGCGCTCGCGGGCCAGCGCGTGGGCCTGCTGTCCTACGGCAGCGGCTGCGCCTCGGAGTTCTACTCCGGCGTGGTGGGCGACAAGGCGGCGAAGCGCATGGCGACGACCAACGTGGAGGCGGTCATGGCCAAGCGCGAGCGCGTCTCGGTGGCGGAGTACGAGCGCATCATGAACCTGTCCTACGAGAACCCCGAGCCCCTGCCGCCCCAGGCGGGCGAGTTCCGGCTCTCGGAGATCCGCGACCACAAGCGCCTCTACACCCAGGGCCCGGCCTAA